A genomic stretch from Streptomyces venezuelae ATCC 10712 includes:
- a CDS encoding agmatine deiminase family protein gives MTYRMPAEWMPHERTWMAWPSPNPTFTTAEELAEARQAWAAVARTVRRFEPVTMVVAPGDAESARALVGEDVTLVERDLDDAWMRDIGPTFVTDGTGLAAVDWVFNGWGGQDWARWEHDSKIACHVADAAGVPVLSSPLVNEGGAIHVDGEGTVLLTDTVQLGSGRNPGWTREQVEAEIHAKLGTTKAIWLPHGLSGDYGLYGTQGHVDIVAAFARPGTVLVHSQQDPAHPDYERSRMYVNILRGQTDAQGRPLEVVEIPAPTVLKDEEGDWVDYSYINHYLCNGGVVLCAFDDPHDELAAEIFRRLFPEREVVLVDARTIFAGGGGIHCITQQQPKP, from the coding sequence ATGACCTACCGCATGCCCGCCGAGTGGATGCCGCACGAGCGCACCTGGATGGCCTGGCCCAGCCCCAACCCCACCTTCACCACCGCCGAGGAACTCGCCGAGGCCCGCCAGGCCTGGGCGGCGGTGGCCCGCACCGTGCGCCGCTTCGAGCCGGTGACGATGGTCGTCGCCCCCGGCGACGCCGAGTCCGCCCGCGCCCTCGTGGGCGAGGACGTCACGCTGGTCGAGCGTGACCTCGACGACGCCTGGATGCGCGACATCGGCCCCACCTTCGTCACCGACGGCACCGGGCTCGCCGCCGTGGACTGGGTGTTCAACGGCTGGGGCGGCCAGGACTGGGCCCGCTGGGAGCACGACTCCAAGATCGCCTGCCATGTCGCCGACGCGGCGGGAGTCCCCGTACTGAGCAGCCCCCTGGTGAACGAGGGCGGCGCCATCCACGTCGACGGCGAGGGCACGGTCCTGCTGACCGACACCGTCCAGCTCGGCTCGGGCCGCAACCCGGGATGGACCCGCGAGCAGGTCGAGGCCGAGATCCACGCCAAGCTCGGCACGACGAAGGCGATCTGGCTGCCGCACGGCCTCAGCGGCGACTACGGCCTCTACGGCACGCAGGGCCACGTCGACATCGTCGCCGCCTTCGCCCGCCCCGGCACGGTCCTCGTCCACAGCCAGCAGGACCCGGCCCACCCCGACTACGAGCGGTCCCGGATGTACGTGAACATCCTGCGCGGCCAGACCGACGCCCAGGGCCGCCCGCTGGAGGTCGTCGAGATCCCGGCCCCGACCGTCCTCAAGGACGAGGAGGGCGACTGGGTCGACTACTCGTACATCAACCACTACCTGTGCAACGGCGGCGTGGTCCTCTGCGCCTTCGACGACCCGCACGACGAGCTGGCCGCCGAGATCTTCCGCCGCCTCTTCCCCGAGCGGGAGGTCGTCCTCGTCGACGCGCGCACGATCTTCGCAGGTGGGGGCGGCATCCACTGCATCACCCAGCAGCAGCCGAAGCCCTGA
- the cimA gene encoding citramalate synthase, which yields MTTENAESSRLDDSFHVFDTTLRDGAQREGINLTVADKLTIARHLDEFGVGFIEGGWPGANPRDTEFFARAQQEITFRNAQLVAFGATRRPGGDAAQDPQVKALLDSGAPVVTLVAKSHDRHVELALRTTLDENLEMVRDTVSHLRSQGRRVFVDCEHFFDGYKANPDYAKAVVRAAHEAGADVVILCDTNGGMLPAQIQAVVATVLADTGARLGIHAQDDTGCAVANTLAAVDAGATHVQCTANGYGERVGNANLFPVVAALELKYGKKVLPEGALAEMTRISHAIAEVVNLTPSTHQPYVGVSAFAHKAGLHASAIKVDPDLYQHIDPELVGNTMRMLVSDMAGRASIELKGKELGVDLGDDRALIARVVERVKERELQGYTYEAADASFELLLREEVEGRARRYFRTESWRAIVEDRPDGTHANEATVKLWAKGERIVATAEGNGPVNALDRAMRLALERIYPQLAKFELVDYKVRILEGRHGTESTTRVLITTSDGNGEWSTVGVGENVIAASWQALEDAFTYGVLRAGVDPTE from the coding sequence ATGACCACGGAGAACGCCGAGAGCTCGCGCCTCGACGACAGCTTCCATGTCTTCGACACGACGCTGCGCGACGGGGCGCAGCGTGAAGGCATCAACCTCACCGTCGCGGACAAGCTGACCATCGCCCGGCACCTCGACGAGTTCGGCGTGGGCTTCATCGAGGGCGGCTGGCCCGGGGCCAACCCGCGCGACACGGAGTTCTTCGCCCGCGCCCAGCAGGAGATCACCTTCCGGAACGCGCAGCTCGTCGCCTTCGGCGCCACCCGCAGGCCCGGCGGCGACGCGGCCCAGGACCCGCAGGTCAAGGCCCTCCTCGACTCCGGCGCCCCGGTCGTCACCCTGGTCGCCAAGTCACACGACCGGCACGTCGAGCTGGCCCTGCGGACCACCCTCGACGAGAACCTGGAGATGGTCCGCGACACCGTCTCCCACCTGCGCTCCCAGGGCCGCCGCGTCTTCGTCGACTGCGAGCACTTCTTCGACGGCTACAAGGCCAACCCCGACTACGCCAAGGCGGTCGTCCGCGCCGCCCACGAGGCCGGCGCCGACGTCGTCATCCTCTGCGACACCAACGGCGGCATGCTGCCCGCCCAGATCCAGGCCGTCGTCGCCACCGTCCTCGCCGACACCGGCGCCCGCCTCGGCATCCACGCCCAGGACGACACCGGCTGCGCCGTCGCCAACACCCTCGCCGCCGTCGACGCGGGCGCCACCCACGTGCAGTGCACCGCGAACGGCTACGGCGAGCGGGTCGGCAACGCCAACCTCTTCCCCGTCGTCGCCGCCCTGGAGCTCAAGTACGGCAAGAAGGTGCTGCCCGAGGGCGCCCTCGCCGAGATGACCCGGATCTCGCACGCCATCGCCGAGGTCGTCAACCTCACCCCCTCCACCCACCAGCCGTACGTCGGCGTCTCCGCCTTCGCGCACAAGGCCGGGCTGCACGCCTCCGCCATCAAGGTCGACCCCGACCTCTACCAGCACATCGACCCCGAGCTGGTCGGCAACACCATGCGGATGCTGGTCTCCGACATGGCCGGCCGCGCCTCCATCGAGCTCAAGGGCAAGGAACTCGGCGTCGACCTGGGCGACGACCGCGCCCTGATCGCCCGGGTCGTCGAGCGGGTCAAGGAGCGCGAGCTCCAGGGCTACACGTACGAGGCAGCCGACGCCTCCTTCGAGCTCCTCCTGCGCGAGGAGGTCGAAGGCAGGGCCCGCCGCTACTTCCGCACCGAGTCCTGGCGCGCGATCGTCGAGGACCGCCCCGACGGCACCCACGCCAACGAGGCCACCGTGAAGCTCTGGGCCAAGGGCGAGCGGATCGTCGCCACCGCCGAGGGCAACGGCCCGGTCAACGCCCTCGACCGGGCGATGCGCCTCGCCCTGGAGCGGATCTATCCGCAGCTCGCCAAGTTCGAGCTGGTCGACTACAAGGTCCGCATCCTGGAGGGCCGCCACGGCACCGAGTCCACCACCCGCGTCCTGATCACCACCAGCGACGGCAACGGCGAGTGGTCGACCGTCGGCGTCGGCGAGAACGTCATCGCCGCCTCCTGGCAGGCCCTGGAGGACGCCTTCACCTACGGGGTGCTGCGAGCCGGAGTCGACCCCACGGAGTAG
- a CDS encoding TetR/AcrR family transcriptional regulator, protein MDPSAPSHPAAPAPAPRRRNQAAPPREELLAAAMDTIAERGLDGLTMAGLGRQVGMSSGHLLYYFRTKDELLLQTLEWSEGRLGAERSALLSRPGTARERLDGYVDVYVPDGPRDPHWILWLEVWNRSQNADAEARARQAAIEGAWHRDLVAILAEGVSRGEFRPVDPDRFATRTRALLDGFSVHVAVGVPGTGREQVLAHVREFIEQDLLPRP, encoded by the coding sequence ATGGACCCCTCCGCCCCCTCCCACCCCGCCGCCCCGGCCCCCGCGCCACGCCGGCGCAACCAGGCCGCTCCTCCCCGTGAGGAGCTGCTCGCCGCCGCCATGGACACCATCGCCGAGCGCGGGCTCGACGGGCTGACCATGGCCGGGCTCGGACGGCAGGTCGGGATGAGCAGCGGGCACCTGCTGTACTACTTCCGCACCAAGGACGAGCTGCTGCTGCAGACCCTGGAGTGGAGCGAGGGGCGCCTCGGCGCCGAGCGGAGCGCGCTGCTCTCCCGCCCCGGGACCGCGCGCGAGCGGCTCGACGGGTACGTCGACGTGTACGTGCCCGACGGGCCGCGCGACCCGCACTGGATCCTCTGGCTGGAGGTCTGGAACCGGTCCCAGAACGCCGACGCCGAGGCCCGGGCCCGCCAGGCCGCCATCGAGGGCGCCTGGCACCGGGATCTGGTCGCGATCCTGGCCGAAGGCGTCTCCCGCGGCGAGTTCCGGCCGGTCGACCCGGACCGCTTCGCCACCCGTACGAGGGCGCTCCTGGACGGCTTCAGCGTGCACGTGGCCGTCGGGGTGCCGGGCACCGGGCGGGAGCAAGTGCTCGCGCACGTGCGGGAGTTCATCGAGCAGGACCTGCTGCCGCGACCGTAA
- a CDS encoding MFS transporter, which produces MGREQWKKIWVGSAGNMVEWFDWFVYASFATYFAGAFFPEGNDTAKLMNTAGIFAVGFFMRPVGGWLLGRVGDRKGRKAALTLTVTLMSASALLIAVAPTYSVAGYGGAAVLLVARLLQGLSVGGEYAASATYLTEASAPEHRGFASSFQYVSMTAGQILGLGLLLVLQHTLSTEALHSWGWRVPFVLGALGAAVVFYLRRTMLETEVYETTADDGVAGDQKGTLKALWAHKREAFLVVALTMGGTVAYYTYTTYLTKYLSNSAGLPKQTATLVSFCALIVFACLQPLAGRLSDRIGRRPLLITFAVGSTVLTVPILTMLKHAGSFWPALGLSLLALVVVTGYTSINACVKAELFPTGIRALGVALPYAIANALFGGTAEYVALWFKDAGVESGFYWYVAGCAAVSLVVYLTMRETRDIDLGRVGTAGAAVPGQNRGPAGGSPERLPVS; this is translated from the coding sequence ATGGGACGAGAGCAGTGGAAGAAGATCTGGGTCGGATCCGCCGGGAACATGGTCGAGTGGTTCGACTGGTTCGTGTACGCGAGCTTCGCCACCTACTTCGCCGGGGCGTTCTTCCCCGAGGGCAACGACACCGCCAAACTCATGAATACCGCCGGCATCTTCGCCGTCGGGTTCTTCATGCGGCCCGTCGGCGGCTGGCTGCTCGGCCGGGTCGGTGACCGCAAGGGCCGCAAGGCCGCGCTCACCCTCACCGTCACCCTGATGTCCGCCTCCGCGCTGCTCATCGCGGTCGCGCCCACCTACTCCGTCGCGGGCTACGGCGGCGCCGCCGTCCTCCTGGTCGCCCGCCTCCTCCAGGGGCTCTCCGTCGGCGGCGAGTACGCCGCCAGCGCCACCTACCTCACCGAGGCCTCGGCCCCCGAGCACCGCGGCTTCGCCTCCAGCTTCCAGTACGTGTCGATGACCGCCGGCCAGATCCTCGGCCTCGGCCTGCTGCTCGTCCTCCAGCACACCCTGTCCACGGAGGCCCTGCACAGCTGGGGCTGGCGCGTCCCGTTCGTGCTGGGCGCGCTCGGCGCGGCCGTCGTCTTCTACCTGCGGCGCACCATGCTGGAGACCGAGGTGTACGAGACGACCGCCGACGACGGGGTCGCCGGCGACCAGAAGGGCACCCTCAAGGCCCTGTGGGCGCACAAGCGCGAGGCCTTCCTCGTCGTCGCGCTCACCATGGGCGGGACCGTGGCCTATTACACGTACACCACCTACCTCACCAAGTACCTCTCCAACTCCGCCGGCCTGCCCAAGCAGACCGCCACCCTGGTCTCCTTCTGCGCCCTCATCGTCTTCGCCTGCCTCCAGCCGCTGGCCGGCCGGCTCTCCGACCGCATCGGCCGCCGCCCGCTGCTGATCACCTTCGCGGTCGGCTCCACGGTCCTGACCGTGCCGATCCTGACGATGCTCAAGCACGCGGGCTCCTTCTGGCCGGCCCTCGGCCTCTCCCTGCTCGCCCTGGTCGTCGTCACCGGCTACACCTCGATCAACGCCTGCGTGAAGGCCGAGCTCTTCCCCACCGGCATCCGCGCCCTCGGCGTCGCCCTGCCGTACGCGATCGCCAACGCGCTCTTCGGCGGCACCGCCGAGTACGTGGCCCTGTGGTTCAAGGACGCGGGCGTCGAATCGGGCTTCTACTGGTACGTGGCGGGCTGCGCGGCGGTCTCCCTGGTCGTCTACCTCACGATGCGGGAGACCCGGGACATCGACCTGGGCCGGGTGGGTACGGCGGGCGCGGCCGTGCCCGGGCAGAACCGCGGGCCGGCCGGAGGGTCCCCCGAACGGCTGCCCGTATCGTGA